Proteins from one Deltaproteobacteria bacterium genomic window:
- a CDS encoding IS5/IS1182 family transposase: protein WMNRFRRLLVRWEKREQNYEAMLHLACAWITMKLAGVFG from the coding sequence CGTGGATGAACCGATTCCGCCGGCTCCTCGTCCGCTGGGAGAAGCGCGAGCAGAACTACGAGGCAATGCTCCATCTCGCCTGTGCCTGGATCACGATGAAACTGGCTGGGGTTTTCGGATAG